The following are from one region of the Synechococcus sp. CBW1108 genome:
- the gatC gene encoding Asp-tRNA(Asn)/Glu-tRNA(Gln) amidotransferase subunit GatC, producing the protein MSKITADDVRKVAGLARLALPEEKIATYTGQLERILEYVTQLEAVDTEGVPPTTRAVEVVNVTRADVVTPTSVREELLNQAPQREGDFIRVPKIMAD; encoded by the coding sequence ATGAGCAAGATCACCGCCGATGATGTGCGCAAGGTGGCAGGGCTGGCCCGCCTCGCCCTGCCGGAGGAGAAGATCGCCACCTACACCGGCCAGCTCGAACGCATTCTGGAATACGTGACCCAGCTGGAAGCCGTGGACACCGAAGGGGTGCCGCCCACCACCAGGGCCGTGGAAGTGGTGAATGTCACCCGCGCCGACGTGGTCACCCCGACAAGCGTGCGGGAGGAGCTGCTCAATCAAGCGCCCCAGCGGGAGGGGGACTTCATCCGGGTGCCAAAAATAATGGCGGATTGA
- a CDS encoding creatininase family protein, with the protein MTQSTNQLPRSTDAIRLQLRSWPEVEAYLEQGKGVIVPLGSTEQHGPTGAIGTDALTAEAVALEVGRRSGVLVTPAQAFGMAEHHLGFAGTISLQPSTLLAVLHDVVLSLARHGFERIFVINGHGGNIATSKAAFAQAYATAADRGLPNAPQLRCKLANWFMAGPVLKEARNLYGEREGHHATPSEIALTLHLEPSLQAKQRPLPESAPAGPIHGPEDFRRRHPDGRMGSDPFLAQAAHGERFLDLAATALTADLESFLA; encoded by the coding sequence ATGACCCAATCCACCAACCAGCTGCCCCGCAGCACCGACGCCATCCGCCTGCAGCTGCGCAGCTGGCCTGAAGTGGAGGCCTATCTGGAGCAGGGCAAGGGGGTTATCGTGCCCCTGGGCTCCACCGAGCAGCACGGCCCCACCGGCGCCATCGGCACCGATGCGCTCACCGCCGAAGCCGTGGCCCTTGAGGTGGGCCGGCGCAGCGGCGTCCTGGTGACGCCCGCCCAGGCCTTCGGCATGGCCGAGCACCACCTCGGTTTCGCCGGCACGATCAGCCTGCAGCCCTCCACCCTGCTGGCCGTGCTGCACGACGTGGTGCTGTCGCTGGCGCGCCACGGCTTCGAGCGCATCTTCGTGATCAATGGCCACGGCGGCAACATCGCCACCAGCAAGGCGGCCTTTGCCCAGGCCTACGCCACCGCCGCCGACCGGGGCCTGCCGAATGCCCCCCAGCTGCGCTGCAAGCTGGCCAACTGGTTCATGGCCGGGCCGGTGCTGAAGGAGGCCCGCAACCTTTACGGCGAGCGCGAGGGGCACCACGCCACCCCCAGTGAGATCGCCCTCACCCTGCACCTGGAGCCCAGCCTGCAGGCCAAGCAGCGCCCCCTGCCGGAATCGGCCCCAGCCGGGCCGATCCACGGCCCCGAGGATTTCCGCCGCCGCCATCCCGACGGCCGCATGGGCTCCGATCCCTTCCTGGCCCAGGCAGCCCACGGGGAGCGGTTTCTCGATCTGGCCGCCACGGCCCTGACGGCGGATCTGGAGAGCTTCCTGGCCTGA
- a CDS encoding DUF6679 family protein, giving the protein MLHRKLYQFCAEQRPVWVFLRDQQRWIEEATVVEIEGDLVTLRYHAEDDDETHSWEESVRLDSIGAVSTRLAYVCRSGSPDDVITSEDCPEAERLSNP; this is encoded by the coding sequence ATGCTGCACCGCAAGCTCTACCAGTTTTGTGCCGAGCAGCGGCCCGTGTGGGTTTTTCTGCGCGACCAGCAGCGCTGGATTGAGGAAGCCACGGTGGTGGAGATCGAAGGAGACCTTGTGACCCTGCGCTATCACGCCGAAGACGACGACGAAACCCACAGCTGGGAGGAGAGCGTGCGGCTCGACTCAATTGGTGCCGTCAGCACCCGGCTGGCCTACGTGTGCCGCAGCGGCAGCCCCGATGACGTGATCACCTCTGAAGACTGCCCCGAGGCTGAGCGGCTCAGCAACCCCTAG
- a CDS encoding type II toxin-antitoxin system Phd/YefM family antitoxin: MPEVVASRVSVRDLKTHLSEWLGRVQRGEVVEVTSHRKPIARLTSIKQPDSTPTNPLQKAIDAGIVSWKGQKPVFPPPVKLRGEGKLVSEIVMEDRG, translated from the coding sequence GTGCCCGAAGTAGTCGCAAGCAGGGTGTCGGTGCGGGATCTCAAGACCCACCTCTCCGAATGGCTCGGCCGGGTTCAACGTGGCGAGGTGGTGGAGGTCACCTCCCACCGCAAGCCCATTGCCCGGCTCACCTCCATCAAGCAGCCCGATTCCACCCCTACCAACCCGCTGCAGAAAGCCATTGATGCAGGGATCGTCAGTTGGAAAGGCCAAAAGCCGGTGTTCCCTCCACCAGTGAAGCTGCGTGGTGAGGGAAAACTCGTCAGTGAAATCGTGATGGAAGATCGGGGTTGA
- a CDS encoding type II toxin-antitoxin system VapC family toxin: MEQSSSQAEAIAVCRITWAEAMAGMARGQREDPISGDDIEQARQRLILSWDQFMIVEVSQTLVETAGRFADVFALRAYDSVQLAAAHELDQSTDQPLTFACFDRRLKQAASLLQLNVLA, from the coding sequence ATGGAGCAGAGCAGCTCGCAAGCAGAAGCCATTGCGGTCTGCCGGATCACCTGGGCAGAGGCCATGGCGGGTATGGCCCGTGGTCAGAGAGAAGATCCGATCAGTGGGGATGATATTGAACAGGCCCGTCAGCGCCTGATCCTTAGCTGGGATCAGTTCATGATCGTCGAGGTCAGCCAGACGCTGGTTGAAACAGCTGGGCGATTTGCAGATGTTTTCGCTTTGCGTGCCTACGACAGCGTGCAACTGGCAGCAGCCCATGAACTCGACCAGAGCACGGATCAACCACTGACCTTTGCCTGCTTCGATCGCAGACTCAAGCAGGCAGCATCGCTGCTGCAACTGAATGTCCTGGCATGA
- a CDS encoding DNA-3-methyladenine glycosylase: protein MASSLPPKATSIPTTTSQHLPQSFFARPAEQVAPALIGCLLVKRQADGELLWGVIVETEAYCQSEPACHGYRRRTPSNETLFGEPGRFYVYVSYGIHHCVNVVTGRVDWANGVLLRAVAFPGELDRLAAGPALLARCFGIDRSHDAQLVHPDRALWIAPRPPELAALDAADLMQTSRIGISQGQDLPWRWYWRASRSVSKRAKGDRQPSYAELAFLLGP from the coding sequence ATGGCTTCATCACTTCCACCCAAAGCCACTTCCATACCCACCACGACCTCCCAGCACCTCCCCCAGAGCTTCTTCGCCCGCCCCGCCGAGCAGGTTGCCCCCGCCCTCATCGGCTGCCTGCTTGTGAAACGCCAAGCCGATGGTGAGTTGCTGTGGGGCGTGATTGTGGAAACGGAGGCGTATTGCCAATCCGAGCCCGCCTGCCACGGCTATCGCCGCCGCACGCCGAGCAACGAAACCCTGTTTGGGGAGCCAGGGCGGTTTTACGTGTATGTGAGCTATGGCATTCACCACTGCGTGAACGTGGTGACAGGGCGAGTCGACTGGGCAAATGGGGTGCTGCTGCGCGCCGTGGCCTTTCCTGGCGAGCTCGACCGGCTGGCGGCAGGTCCTGCCCTATTGGCGCGCTGCTTTGGCATCGATCGTTCCCACGACGCCCAGCTGGTGCATCCCGATCGGGCGTTGTGGATAGCGCCGCGGCCGCCAGAGCTGGCAGCTTTGGATGCGGCCGACTTGATGCAAACCAGCCGCATCGGCATCAGCCAGGGCCAAGACCTTCCCTGGCGCTGGTATTGGCGGGCCAGCCGCAGCGTCAGCAAGCGGGCCAAGGGTGATCGACAGCCCTCCTACGCTGAGTTGGCGTTCCTGCTGGGGCCATGA
- a CDS encoding Uma2 family endonuclease → MRLERWQALTPEQRRSFPPICPDVVLELASPSDQGPRSLNALRRKMVAYQANWAQLGWLLIPEEQAVEVWPAAGEPRRIEAATQLLPGLRLELQDIWQV, encoded by the coding sequence GTGCGTCTGGAGCGCTGGCAGGCCCTCACCCCTGAGCAGCGCCGCAGCTTCCCGCCCATTTGTCCGGATGTGGTGCTGGAACTGGCCAGCCCCAGTGATCAAGGCCCTCGCTCTCTCAACGCTCTGCGCCGAAAGATGGTTGCCTATCAGGCCAACTGGGCCCAGCTGGGCTGGTTGCTGATCCCTGAGGAGCAGGCTGTGGAGGTCTGGCCGGCAGCAGGTGAGCCGCGCCGCATTGAGGCCGCCACCCAGCTTCTGCCGGGATTGCGGCTCGAGCTGCAGGACATCTGGCAGGTGTGA
- a CDS encoding aspartate carbamoyltransferase catalytic subunit, translating to MSSWSHRHVLDLAAFSLDDYATVLSLAQRFRALPVAGARKLPALQGRLMTSLFFEPSTRTRSSFELAARRLSADVQSFSPSSSSLSKGESLLDTARTYVAMGANVLVVRHRCAGVPQSLAVDLDRAGERVAVLNAGDGLHSHPSQGLLDLFTLARFFAPEAPKPEALRGKRIVIVGDVLHSRVARSNLWALSACGAEVVLCGPPTLLPEAFADFVAEPPPGQPADPVATRGPVRITRSLEQALPGADAVMTLRLQQERMHQHLLTSLDSYHRRFGITTERLTLCGRPVPVLHPGPVNRGVELASEVLDDPQVALVEEQVRNGIPIRMALLYLLAAAEPLASNAPDQSSLKPSSSRP from the coding sequence TTGAGCAGCTGGAGCCACCGTCATGTTCTCGATCTGGCGGCCTTCTCCCTGGACGACTACGCCACCGTGCTCTCCCTGGCCCAGCGCTTTCGCGCCCTGCCGGTGGCCGGTGCCCGCAAGCTGCCGGCCCTGCAGGGGCGGTTGATGACCAGCCTGTTCTTTGAGCCCAGCACCCGCACCCGCAGCAGCTTTGAGCTGGCGGCCCGGCGGCTCTCGGCGGATGTGCAGAGCTTTTCGCCCTCCTCCAGCTCCCTGAGCAAGGGTGAGAGCCTGCTCGATACGGCCCGCACCTACGTGGCCATGGGCGCCAACGTGCTGGTGGTGCGCCATCGTTGCGCCGGGGTGCCCCAGAGCCTGGCGGTCGACCTTGACCGGGCCGGTGAGCGGGTGGCGGTGCTCAATGCCGGCGATGGCCTGCACAGCCACCCCAGCCAGGGGCTACTGGATCTGTTCACCCTGGCGCGCTTTTTCGCGCCTGAGGCCCCCAAGCCGGAAGCCCTGCGCGGCAAGCGGATCGTGATCGTGGGCGATGTGCTCCACTCCCGCGTGGCCCGCTCCAACCTTTGGGCCCTCTCCGCCTGTGGCGCCGAGGTGGTGCTCTGCGGCCCGCCCACCCTGCTGCCCGAGGCCTTTGCCGATTTCGTGGCGGAGCCGCCCCCCGGTCAGCCGGCCGATCCGGTGGCGACGCGCGGCCCGGTGCGGATCACCCGCAGCTTGGAGCAGGCCCTGCCCGGCGCCGATGCGGTGATGACTTTGAGACTTCAGCAGGAGCGCATGCATCAGCACCTGCTCACCAGCCTCGATAGCTATCACCGGCGCTTCGGTATCACCACTGAGCGCCTCACCCTCTGCGGCCGCCCCGTGCCCGTTCTCCATCCGGGGCCAGTAAACCGGGGCGTGGAACTGGCCTCTGAGGTGCTGGATGATCCCCAGGTTGCCCTGGTGGAAGAGCAGGTGCGCAACGGCATTCCAATCAGAATGGCCCTGCTCTATCTGCTGGCAGCAGCCGAGCCGCTGGCATCAAACGCACCTGATCAGAGCAGCTTGAAGCCGTCCAGCAGCAGGCCGTAG
- a CDS encoding DUF565 domain-containing protein — protein sequence MIARPPERPYQQTRFQERVAQARAGFERWAANPWRRISLLLIVLLVSFSIGGVVGSITGAFSQLDPLGALICVVAIELAIRARGPLIRRRGDDLVLQLIDMARIGLLYGLLLDGFKLL from the coding sequence GTGATCGCCAGACCCCCCGAGCGGCCCTACCAGCAAACCCGCTTCCAGGAACGGGTGGCCCAGGCCAGGGCGGGTTTTGAGCGCTGGGCGGCCAATCCCTGGCGGCGGATTTCGCTGCTGCTGATCGTGTTGTTGGTGAGTTTCAGCATCGGAGGCGTGGTGGGATCAATCACCGGAGCCTTCTCCCAGCTGGATCCCCTGGGGGCCCTGATCTGCGTGGTCGCCATCGAACTGGCCATTCGCGCCCGGGGGCCCCTGATCCGTCGCCGGGGCGACGACTTGGTCTTGCAGCTGATCGACATGGCCCGGATCGGGCTGCTCTACGGCCTGCTGCTGGACGGCTTCAAGCTGCTCTGA
- a CDS encoding PCP reductase family protein has product MNWHPDAEALLKEVPFFVRPAVRRRIELMAREAGIGEVDGPFYEQAKAQFGQT; this is encoded by the coding sequence ATGAACTGGCACCCTGACGCCGAGGCCCTGCTGAAGGAGGTGCCTTTTTTTGTGCGGCCGGCCGTGCGACGGCGTATCGAACTAATGGCCCGGGAAGCGGGGATTGGCGAGGTGGATGGGCCCTTTTACGAGCAGGCCAAAGCTCAATTTGGACAGACATGA
- a CDS encoding DUF2555 domain-containing protein — protein sequence MKASITPERLAAFDEASVAELARRLEEDDYPSAFDGLDDWHLMRALAIHKPELARPYVHLVDQEPFDED from the coding sequence ATGAAAGCGTCGATCACCCCGGAGCGGCTCGCCGCCTTTGATGAAGCCTCAGTCGCCGAGCTGGCTCGCCGTCTGGAGGAAGACGACTATCCCAGCGCCTTCGACGGCTTGGACGACTGGCACCTGATGCGTGCGCTGGCCATTCATAAGCCTGAATTGGCACGCCCCTACGTGCATCTGGTGGATCAGGAACCCTTTGATGAAGACTGA
- the coaBC gene encoding bifunctional phosphopantothenoylcysteine decarboxylase/phosphopantothenate--cysteine ligase CoaBC, whose amino-acid sequence MKTEPDSTEPEPADPLAGRRILVAISGSIAAVKMPLVVSALVQRGAQVRCLLTPSAAQLVSPVALACLSRNPCLLDGDQWSHQASRPLHVELAEWAELVLVAPLSATSLGRWVHGIADSLLASTLLACEAPVLVAAAMNTAMWAAPAVRRNWELLGSFERVLPLVPAAGLLACDRQGDGRMAEPLQLLLALECLQLWGWQRDWSGLRLLVTAGPTREPLDPARCITNPSSGRMGVLLAQAARLRGAEVTLVHGPLALDPQLLAGLCCEPVQTAAEMEQALLRLQPGFDAIAMAAAVADHRRQQPLDTKLSKHDLAAELSTGWQAVPDLLAGLVARRPAGQRILGFAAQSGEVLPAARAKWARKGCDLLFANPIDQAAAGFAVDTNQGWLLGGAGGEQQLLSASKLAIAQQLLTALRP is encoded by the coding sequence ATGAAGACTGAGCCAGACTCAACTGAGCCAGAGCCAGCTGACCCCCTGGCGGGTCGCCGCATCTTGGTGGCCATCAGCGGCAGCATTGCCGCGGTCAAGATGCCCTTGGTGGTCAGCGCCCTGGTGCAGCGCGGTGCCCAGGTGCGCTGCCTGCTCACCCCCTCGGCGGCCCAGCTGGTGAGCCCGGTGGCCCTGGCCTGCCTCAGCCGCAATCCCTGCCTGCTCGACGGCGACCAGTGGAGCCACCAGGCATCCCGCCCCCTCCACGTGGAGCTGGCCGAGTGGGCGGAGCTGGTATTGGTGGCGCCCTTGAGTGCCACCAGCCTGGGTCGCTGGGTGCATGGGATCGCCGACAGCCTGCTGGCCAGCACCCTATTGGCATGCGAAGCGCCGGTGCTGGTGGCGGCAGCGATGAACACGGCGATGTGGGCGGCTCCGGCCGTGCGCCGCAACTGGGAGTTGCTGGGCAGTTTTGAGCGGGTGTTGCCCCTGGTGCCGGCGGCGGGGCTGTTGGCCTGTGACCGCCAGGGGGATGGCCGCATGGCCGAGCCGCTGCAATTGCTGCTGGCCCTGGAATGTCTGCAGCTCTGGGGCTGGCAGCGCGATTGGTCTGGCCTGCGGTTGCTGGTGACGGCCGGCCCCACCCGCGAACCCCTCGACCCGGCTCGCTGTATCACCAATCCCAGCAGCGGCCGCATGGGGGTGTTGCTGGCCCAGGCGGCGCGGCTCCGGGGGGCCGAGGTGACCCTGGTGCATGGCCCCCTGGCCCTCGATCCCCAGCTCCTCGCTGGCCTCTGCTGCGAGCCCGTGCAGACGGCGGCCGAGATGGAGCAGGCCCTGCTGCGGCTCCAACCCGGCTTCGATGCCATCGCCATGGCGGCGGCCGTGGCCGATCACCGCCGCCAGCAGCCGCTCGACACCAAACTCAGCAAGCACGACCTGGCGGCCGAGCTCAGCACCGGTTGGCAGGCCGTGCCGGATCTGTTGGCGGGCCTGGTGGCGAGAAGACCCGCTGGCCAGAGGATCCTGGGCTTTGCGGCCCAGTCGGGTGAAGTGCTGCCCGCCGCCCGGGCCAAGTGGGCCCGCAAGGGTTGTGACCTGCTGTTTGCCAATCCGATCGATCAGGCCGCAGCCGGCTTCGCCGTGGATACCAACCAGGGCTGGCTGCTTGGTGGCGCAGGGGGTGAGCAGCAGCTCCTGAGCGCATCCAAGCTGGCGATTGCCCAGCAGTTGCTCACAGCCCTGCGGCCGTAG
- the psbO gene encoding photosystem II manganese-stabilizing polypeptide, which translates to MRFRPLLALVLALCLTLVTACSGGAKAVDRANLTYDDIHNTGLANDCPTLPDSARGSIALDPSAKYQLREICMHPAEVYVKGEPANKRQEAQFVAGKILTRFTSSLDQVYGDLTVGADGLTFKELGGIDFQPITVLLPGGEEVPFTFSSKELVASADGTALTTSTDFEGPYRAPSYRTSNFLDPKGRGLTTGYSSAVGLVPAGDEFTGETVKRYVDGSGTMNLSITKVDPSTGEFAGVFTAIQPSDSDMGTKAVVDVKIVGQLYGRLEQA; encoded by the coding sequence ATGCGTTTTCGTCCTCTGCTGGCCCTCGTGCTGGCGCTGTGCCTGACCCTGGTGACCGCCTGCAGCGGTGGGGCCAAGGCCGTGGATCGCGCCAACCTCACCTACGACGACATCCACAACACCGGCCTGGCCAACGACTGCCCGACTCTGCCGGATTCGGCCCGCGGTTCCATCGCCCTCGATCCCTCGGCGAAATACCAGCTCCGCGAGATCTGCATGCACCCGGCAGAGGTGTATGTGAAGGGCGAGCCCGCCAACAAGCGCCAGGAGGCCCAGTTTGTAGCCGGCAAGATCCTCACCCGCTTCACCTCGAGCCTGGATCAGGTTTACGGCGATCTGACCGTGGGCGCCGACGGCCTCACCTTCAAGGAGCTGGGCGGCATCGACTTCCAGCCGATCACCGTGCTCCTGCCTGGTGGTGAGGAGGTGCCCTTCACCTTCTCCAGCAAGGAGCTGGTGGCCAGTGCCGACGGCACCGCCCTCACCACCAGCACCGATTTCGAAGGTCCCTATCGGGCTCCCAGCTACCGCACCAGCAACTTCCTCGACCCCAAGGGGCGTGGACTCACCACCGGCTACAGCAGCGCCGTGGGCCTGGTGCCCGCCGGCGATGAATTCACCGGCGAAACCGTCAAGCGCTATGTGGACGGCTCGGGCACGATGAACCTCTCGATCACCAAGGTTGATCCCAGCACTGGCGAATTTGCCGGCGTGTTCACCGCCATCCAGCCCTCCGACTCCGACATGGGTACCAAGGCCGTGGTGGACGTCAAGATCGTCGGCCAGCTCTATGGCCGCCTCGAGCAGGCTTGA
- the sat gene encoding sulfate adenylyltransferase yields the protein MSVVDATTAVPASSEGLISPHGGVLVNLMVAAGQREPIKLGISRRIECSDRNACDVELLVVGGFSPLRGFMHQEDYDAVVATHRTTSGLLFGLPIVFDTDDGSIGVGDRLLLTYRGQELAVLSVESRWEPDKAREAQGCYGTTSLEHPAVKMIASERGRYYLGGALQGLDLPRRVFPCKTPAQVRATLPEGQSVVAFQCRNPIHRAHYELFTRALDAANVSEQGVVLVHPTCGPTQDDDIAGEVRFETYERLAAELDNPRIRWAYLPYSMHMAGPREALQHMIIRKNYGCTHFIIGRDMAGCKSSLSGEDFYGPYQAQDFARDNAAELGMETVPSLNLVYTEEEGYVTAEHAQARGLHIRKLSGTQFRQMLRGGEEIPEWFAFRSVVAVLRSSAG from the coding sequence ATGAGCGTTGTTGATGCCACAACTGCAGTGCCCGCTAGCTCTGAGGGCCTGATTTCCCCCCATGGGGGGGTGTTGGTGAACCTGATGGTGGCTGCCGGCCAGAGGGAGCCCATCAAGTTGGGGATCAGCCGCCGCATCGAGTGCAGCGATCGCAACGCCTGTGATGTGGAGCTGCTCGTGGTGGGTGGCTTCTCGCCCCTGCGCGGCTTCATGCACCAGGAGGATTATGACGCCGTGGTGGCGACCCACCGCACCACCAGTGGCCTGCTGTTTGGCCTGCCGATTGTCTTTGACACCGACGACGGCTCGATTGGCGTCGGCGACAGGCTGCTGCTCACCTATCGCGGCCAGGAGCTGGCGGTGCTGTCGGTGGAGAGCCGCTGGGAGCCAGACAAGGCGCGCGAGGCCCAGGGTTGCTACGGCACCACCTCGCTCGAGCATCCGGCGGTGAAGATGATCGCCAGCGAAAGGGGGCGCTACTACCTGGGCGGAGCCCTGCAGGGCCTGGACTTGCCCCGGCGGGTGTTCCCCTGCAAGACCCCAGCCCAGGTGCGCGCCACCCTGCCCGAGGGGCAAAGCGTGGTGGCCTTTCAGTGCCGAAATCCCATCCACCGGGCCCACTACGAGCTGTTCACCCGGGCTCTTGATGCCGCCAATGTGAGCGAGCAGGGCGTGGTGCTGGTGCACCCCACCTGCGGCCCCACCCAGGACGACGACATCGCCGGCGAGGTGCGCTTCGAGACCTATGAGCGCCTGGCCGCCGAGCTGGACAACCCCCGCATCCGTTGGGCCTACCTGCCCTATTCGATGCACATGGCCGGCCCCCGCGAGGCCCTGCAGCACATGATCATCCGTAAGAACTACGGCTGCACCCACTTCATCATTGGCCGCGACATGGCCGGCTGCAAGAGCTCCCTGAGCGGCGAAGACTTCTACGGCCCCTACCAGGCCCAGGATTTCGCCCGGGACAACGCCGCCGAGCTGGGCATGGAAACCGTGCCTTCACTCAACCTGGTGTACACCGAGGAGGAGGGCTACGTGACCGCCGAACACGCCCAAGCCCGGGGCCTGCACATCCGCAAGCTCAGTGGCACCCAGTTCCGCCAGATGCTTCGCGGAGGCGAAGAAATACCCGAATGGTTCGCCTTCCGCAGCGTGGTGGCGGTGCTGCGCTCCTCAGCCGGTTAA
- the ftsH3 gene encoding ATP-dependent zinc metalloprotease FtsH3: MKKRWRNAGLYVLLVIVVIAVGTAFLDRPDPANAPRTLRYSDFVEAVQANEVSRVLISPDRGTAQVVENDGRRAVVNLAPDKDLLKLLTDHNVDIAVQPSREPAGWQQAVGSLIFPLLLLGGLFFLLRRAQGGGGNPAMNFGKSKARLQMEPQTQVTFGDVAGIEGAKLELSEVVDFLKNPDRFTAVGAKIPKGVLLVGPPGTGKTLLAKAVAGEAGVPFFSISGSEFVEMFVGVGASRVRDLFEQAKKSAPCIVFIDEIDAVGRQRGAGLGGGNDEREQTLNQLLTEMDGFEGNTGVIIVAATNRPDVLDSALLRPGRFDRQVVVDRPDYAGRLQILGVHARGKTLAKDVDLDKIARRTPGYTGADLANLLNEAAILAARRQLTEVSMDEVNDAIERVMAGPEKKDRVMSEKRKRLVAYHEAGHALVGALMPDYDPVQKISIIPRGNAGGLTFFTPSEERMESGLYSRSYLQNQMAVALGGRVAEEIVYGEDEVTTGASNDLQQVARVARQMVTRFGMSDRLGPVALGRSQGGMFLGRDMASERDFSEDTAAAIDEEVSELVAEAYKRATSVLTGNRPVLDELAAMLVEKETVDAEALQELLIRSDVKVAEYV; the protein is encoded by the coding sequence TTGAAAAAGCGTTGGCGCAATGCGGGGCTCTACGTCCTGCTGGTGATCGTGGTGATTGCCGTGGGCACGGCCTTCCTGGATAGGCCCGATCCGGCCAATGCGCCGCGAACCCTGCGTTACAGCGACTTCGTAGAGGCGGTGCAGGCCAATGAGGTCTCCCGGGTGCTGATCTCCCCCGATCGGGGCACGGCTCAGGTGGTGGAAAACGACGGCCGGCGCGCAGTCGTCAACCTGGCTCCTGACAAAGACCTGCTCAAACTGCTCACCGATCACAACGTCGACATCGCCGTTCAGCCCAGCCGGGAGCCTGCCGGTTGGCAGCAGGCTGTGGGCAGCCTGATCTTCCCTTTGCTTTTGCTGGGCGGCTTGTTTTTCCTGTTGCGCCGCGCCCAGGGCGGTGGCGGCAACCCCGCCATGAACTTCGGCAAGAGCAAGGCCCGTCTGCAGATGGAGCCCCAGACCCAAGTGACCTTTGGCGATGTGGCGGGGATCGAAGGAGCCAAGCTTGAACTCTCCGAGGTGGTCGATTTCCTCAAGAACCCCGATCGCTTCACGGCCGTTGGCGCCAAGATTCCGAAGGGTGTGCTGCTGGTGGGCCCTCCCGGTACGGGCAAAACCCTGCTGGCCAAAGCCGTGGCTGGAGAGGCTGGGGTGCCCTTCTTCTCGATCTCCGGTTCGGAGTTTGTCGAGATGTTCGTGGGCGTGGGTGCCAGTCGGGTACGGGATCTGTTTGAGCAGGCCAAAAAGAGTGCACCCTGCATCGTTTTCATCGATGAAATTGATGCTGTGGGCCGCCAGCGCGGTGCTGGCCTCGGCGGCGGCAACGACGAGCGCGAGCAGACGCTCAACCAGCTGCTCACCGAGATGGATGGCTTTGAGGGAAACACCGGCGTGATCATTGTGGCGGCCACCAACCGGCCCGATGTGCTCGACTCGGCCCTGCTGCGGCCCGGTCGTTTCGACCGGCAGGTGGTGGTGGACCGGCCCGACTACGCCGGCCGTCTTCAGATTCTCGGGGTGCATGCCCGTGGCAAAACCCTCGCCAAGGATGTTGACCTGGACAAAATTGCCCGCCGCACCCCCGGCTACACCGGCGCCGATCTGGCCAACCTGCTCAACGAGGCGGCGATCCTGGCGGCCAGGCGCCAGCTCACCGAAGTCTCCATGGATGAAGTCAACGATGCCATTGAGCGGGTGATGGCCGGCCCGGAGAAGAAAGATCGGGTCATGAGCGAGAAGCGCAAGCGTCTGGTTGCTTATCACGAGGCGGGCCATGCCCTGGTGGGCGCCCTTATGCCCGACTACGACCCGGTGCAGAAGATTTCGATCATCCCCCGCGGCAATGCCGGTGGCCTCACCTTCTTCACCCCCTCTGAAGAACGGATGGAATCGGGGCTCTACTCCCGCTCCTATCTCCAGAACCAGATGGCGGTGGCCCTTGGAGGGCGCGTCGCCGAGGAGATTGTCTACGGCGAGGATGAGGTGACCACGGGAGCCTCAAACGATCTCCAGCAGGTGGCCCGGGTCGCCCGGCAGATGGTGACCCGCTTCGGCATGAGCGATCGGCTCGGACCGGTTGCCCTTGGCCGCAGTCAGGGCGGCATGTTCCTTGGCCGCGATATGGCCAGTGAGCGTGATTTCTCCGAAGACACCGCAGCCGCCATCGACGAGGAGGTGAGTGAACTGGTGGCTGAGGCCTACAAGCGGGCCACTTCGGTGCTCACCGGCAATCGCCCGGTGCTCGATGAACTGGCTGCCATGCTGGTCGAGAAGGAAACCGTGGATGCGGAAGCTCTTCAGGAGCTTTTGATCCGCAGTGATGTGAAGGTTGCCGAATACGTTTGA